A single window of Streptococcus cristatus ATCC 51100 DNA harbors:
- a CDS encoding phosphoenolpyruvate synthase yields MKRIKQTGLDQVGGKAYHLLKMQAAGLPIPDFAVFAFDFFQESASSADLERMEEAYRSGELDLSQLSQQLQDWAKEQFAREDLTAAENWIRQEFSQTDCRFAVRSSATIEDGKASSFAGQFESQLNVKPEGLKEAIQATLLSLYQESALSYLFEQGLSLKQAQMICLVQVMQEGDLSGIYFTANPKGILNEHIIVIGRGLGNKVVEDKIPTTMVTLHPKDQLFYTEQTEDSPDLSLEQLEELQALASQVSQLFGPYMDMEFTFANGQLYLLQARPITTLPEGQRIILDNSNIVESYPGVSSPLTISFIQEAYASIFRSLAQRLVGKDAPELVAYEVTFQNMLQPVNSRVYYQIQSWYQLLQLLPFSKKIIPIWQDMLGVRETEVPQMPVHLSAFKRLQIMLRIIREFWTAPKQMRQLEEQFAQIQREYEASFSPDADAETLIALVSKLKEDILAHWDITLVNDLYAFVYTGLLKKSRRGGAVQAEIAGIEQIESMRPALALQSLTAQLKAEENAAIRQAMASESPAVFLSRQHPLIQEIAHFIHEFGDRAPEELKLETPTFRTHPERLLKLLLQMCQQEEKKLAPQKLEEEVQKSGWWANFLRKRAMTGVKYRESSRLNRTRIYGMMRQIFRTLGQQLAEQGLLATPDDVFYLTKEELFELTRKPRDVSGLIAERREKLEADKELPTFSRYVFAGQVFEKYLKPQNHTSSHNTGNQALQGIGCSPGCVKAQVLVVEDVQEIESAQDRIIVTKMTDPGWVYFLTQAKGVIAEQGSLLSHTAIISRELGIPSIVNVRGACSQLRNGNWIEMDGLTGKIRLIKEEDHAAN; encoded by the coding sequence ATGAAAAGGATCAAGCAGACAGGGCTTGACCAGGTCGGAGGCAAGGCCTATCATTTGCTGAAAATGCAGGCTGCTGGTTTGCCGATTCCTGACTTTGCAGTGTTTGCTTTTGACTTTTTTCAAGAATCTGCCAGCTCTGCTGACTTGGAGCGGATGGAAGAAGCTTATCGGTCTGGAGAGTTGGACTTGTCCCAACTCAGTCAGCAACTGCAGGACTGGGCTAAAGAGCAGTTTGCGCGGGAAGATTTGACAGCGGCAGAAAACTGGATTCGGCAGGAGTTTTCTCAGACAGACTGTCGCTTTGCAGTCCGCTCATCAGCTACTATTGAGGATGGCAAGGCTTCATCCTTTGCCGGTCAGTTTGAAAGCCAGCTCAATGTGAAGCCAGAAGGACTTAAAGAAGCTATTCAAGCGACCTTGCTCTCTCTTTATCAGGAGTCAGCTCTTAGTTATCTGTTTGAGCAGGGACTATCCTTGAAGCAGGCACAGATGATTTGCCTTGTTCAAGTTATGCAGGAGGGAGACTTGTCTGGGATTTACTTCACAGCTAATCCCAAGGGCATTCTGAACGAGCATATCATTGTCATCGGTCGGGGCTTGGGCAATAAGGTTGTCGAGGATAAGATTCCTACAACAATGGTGACGCTTCATCCCAAGGACCAGCTCTTTTATACGGAGCAGACGGAGGACTCACCAGACTTATCACTGGAACAACTCGAGGAGTTACAGGCCTTGGCTAGTCAGGTGAGTCAGCTTTTCGGACCTTATATGGATATGGAGTTCACCTTCGCAAATGGCCAACTCTATCTCTTGCAGGCACGACCTATTACCACCTTGCCAGAGGGACAGCGGATTATTCTGGATAACAGCAACATTGTAGAGAGCTATCCGGGCGTTTCCAGTCCTCTGACCATTAGCTTTATCCAAGAGGCCTATGCCAGTATTTTTCGAAGTTTGGCCCAGCGCTTGGTTGGCAAGGATGCTCCAGAGTTGGTTGCCTATGAAGTCACCTTTCAAAATATGCTGCAGCCGGTCAATAGCCGAGTCTATTACCAGATTCAGAGCTGGTATCAGCTCTTGCAGCTTCTGCCTTTTTCAAAGAAAATCATTCCAATCTGGCAGGATATGCTGGGAGTGAGAGAGACAGAGGTACCTCAGATGCCGGTGCACCTATCTGCTTTCAAACGCCTGCAAATCATGCTTCGCATTATTCGAGAGTTTTGGACGGCACCCAAGCAAATGAGGCAATTGGAAGAGCAGTTTGCCCAGATTCAGCGCGAATACGAAGCGAGCTTTTCTCCTGACGCAGATGCAGAGACCTTAATTGCCTTAGTCAGCAAGCTAAAAGAGGATATTCTGGCTCACTGGGACATTACGCTGGTCAATGACCTCTATGCTTTTGTCTATACTGGACTCCTAAAGAAGTCGCGTCGCGGCGGTGCTGTTCAGGCTGAGATTGCAGGAATTGAGCAGATTGAAAGTATGCGGCCGGCTTTGGCGCTGCAGTCTTTAACAGCTCAGTTGAAAGCGGAAGAAAATGCAGCGATTAGACAGGCCATGGCAAGTGAAAGTCCAGCAGTCTTTCTAAGTCGTCAGCACCCTTTGATCCAAGAAATTGCCCATTTTATCCATGAATTTGGTGATCGAGCTCCGGAAGAGTTGAAGTTAGAAACTCCAACCTTCCGAACGCACCCAGAGCGTCTGCTTAAGCTCCTGCTGCAAATGTGCCAGCAAGAGGAGAAGAAGCTGGCCCCTCAGAAACTTGAAGAAGAGGTGCAAAAATCAGGCTGGTGGGCGAATTTTCTTCGCAAGCGAGCCATGACTGGTGTTAAATATCGGGAAAGCTCCCGCTTAAACCGCACACGGATCTACGGCATGATGCGGCAGATTTTCCGAACACTTGGTCAGCAATTAGCCGAGCAAGGGCTGCTGGCTACGCCTGACGATGTTTTTTACTTGACCAAGGAAGAATTGTTTGAGTTGACCAGAAAGCCCAGAGATGTTAGTGGCTTGATAGCCGAGCGTCGGGAGAAGTTGGAGGCTGATAAGGAACTACCAACCTTTAGTCGCTATGTTTTTGCTGGACAGGTCTTTGAGAAATACCTGAAACCGCAAAACCACACCAGCAGTCACAATACGGGCAATCAAGCCTTACAAGGAATTGGCTGCTCGCCTGGCTGCGTTAAGGCTCAGGTTTTGGTCGTGGAAGATGTGCAGGAGATTGAGTCTGCTCAGGATCGGATTATCGTGACCAAGATGACCGATCCAGGCTGGGTCTATTTTCTGACCCAAGCCAAGGGTGTCATTGCTGAGCAGGGGTCTTTGCTCTCGCACACGGCTATTATTTCCCGCGAGTTGGGTATTCCCTCTATTGTCAATGTCAGAGGCGCCTGCAGCCAGCTGCGAAATGGCAACTGGATTGAGATGGATGGCCTTACTGGCAAGATTCGACTGATCAAGGAGGAAGACCATGCTGCAAATTAA